A window of the Hypomesus transpacificus isolate Combined female chromosome 22, fHypTra1, whole genome shotgun sequence genome harbors these coding sequences:
- the rnf150a gene encoding RING finger protein 150a: MAVSLIQACRSLALSTWLLSFCFVHLLSLDFTVAEKEEWYTAFVNITYLDPVTSEIKTEKTECGRYGEHSPKKESRGFVLMPSHERQACDPNVKFPVPVHGGAWVALISAGNCTYRDKIRNAANRNASAVIIYNVGSSNANDTITMPHAGTGDVVAIMIPEPKGREVAALLERNVTVTMHITIGTRNLQKYVSRTSVVFVSISFIVLMIISLAWLVFYYIQRFRYANARDRNQRRLGDAAKKAISKLQVRTVRKGDEETESDCAVCIEGYRANDLVRVLPCRHVFHKHCVDPWLLEHRTCPMCKTNILKALGIPSNADCLDEIPPDYETSLGPPTNAATGASDVTVNNSSVVLDPVGREPETEGEAGGALEAQHISRSDSDRSLIVAEVGVSIQLQGHQVKS, encoded by the exons ATGGCAGTGTCCCTTATTCAGGCATGCCGCAGTCTGGCCCTTTCGACGTGGCTGCTGTCCTTCTGTTTCGTCCATTTGTTGAGCCTGGACTTCACGGTGGCGGAAAAAGAAGAATGGTACACAGCATTCGTAAACATCACTTACCTGGACCCAGTGACTTCAGAAATAAAAACGGAGAAGACTGAATGTGGCCGTTACGGGGAGCATTCCCCAAAGAAAGAATCTCGTGGGTTCGTGTTGATGCCGTCTCACGAGAGACAAGCGTGTGACCCGAACGTGAAATTCCCGGTACCTGTCCACGGCGGTGCATGGGTAGCCTTGATTTCTGCAGGCAATTGCACGTACCGGGATAAAATTCGCAACGCCGCCAACCGCAACGCGTCTGCAGTGATAATTTATAACGTGGGCTCCAGTAACGCCAACGACACCATAACGATGCCCCATGCAG GTACGGGAGACGTGGTCGCCATCATGATCCCGGAGCCTAAAGGTCGCGAGGTCGCCGCCCTGCTGGAGCGGAACGTCACGGTAACCATGCACATCACCATAGGAACGCGTAACCTGCAGAAGTACGTGAGCAGGACGTCGGTGGTGTTCGTGTCCATCTCGTTCATCGTGCTGATGATCATCTCCCTCGCCTGGCTCGTCTTCTACTACATCCAGAGGTTCAGATACGCCAACGCTCGCGACCGCAAccag AGGCGTCTGGGAGATGCTGCTAAGAAGGCCATCAGCAAGCTGCAGGTTCGGACTGTGAGGAAGGGAGATGAG GAGACAGAGTCGGACTGTGCGGTGTGCATCGAGGGCTACAGAGCTAATGACCTGGTCCGTGTCCTACCCTGCAG gcATGTGTTCCACAAGCACTGTGTGGACCCCTGGCTTCTGGAGCACCGGACGTGTCCCATGTGTAAGACAAACATCCTGAAGGCCCTGGGGATCCCG TCTAACGCAGACTGCCTGGACGAGATTCCCCCGGACTACGAGACGTCCCTGGGCCCGCCCACCAACGCCGCCACAGGCGCCAGCGATGTGACGGTGAACAACAGCTCCGTGGTGCTGGACCCGGTGGGGAGGGAGCCGGAGActgagggggaggcggggggggcccTGGAAGCACAACACATCTCTAGGA